One Candidatus Methylomirabilota bacterium genomic window carries:
- a CDS encoding FAD-dependent oxidoreductase has translation MDQSLMNYDVVVVGGGAAGLAAAVAAASGGARTALVERYGFLGGMATAGMVSTICGLYRTSQSGPPEPLNEGFPELFAQRLSAMPGCEKPSRRGPTFVLPYSPFAFTCLADELTTAATDLDVYLHAYLVTVETREGRIESLRIANWERTIELRAAAVVDTSGDAVVANRAGAATETSPVSERQLPSLVFALQQVDTAALGTGARLALLRALVAAEREGLLPKGSSNLALRPSPQPGEVICKLALGGIVNELSEGRDLMTVAEQEGRKRALAVTEFLRTMPAFARAFVSHTAPQVGVRESRRVIGRYQLTREDVLSGRTFEDGVARASWPIELWVEGQLGATYEYLEDGQTYDIPRRCLQARDFGNLFVAGRCMSATHDALGSARVIGTCLAMGEAVGVMAARVAEGR, from the coding sequence GTGGACCAGAGCCTGATGAACTACGATGTCGTGGTCGTGGGCGGCGGCGCCGCCGGACTGGCCGCCGCCGTGGCGGCCGCGAGCGGCGGCGCGCGCACCGCGCTCGTCGAGCGCTACGGCTTTCTCGGAGGCATGGCTACCGCTGGCATGGTCAGCACGATCTGCGGGCTCTACCGAACTTCGCAGTCCGGGCCTCCGGAGCCGCTCAACGAGGGCTTCCCCGAGCTGTTCGCCCAGCGGCTCAGCGCGATGCCGGGCTGCGAGAAGCCGTCCCGCCGCGGGCCGACCTTCGTCCTCCCCTATTCCCCCTTCGCATTCACGTGCCTGGCTGACGAGCTCACGACCGCGGCCACCGACCTCGACGTCTACCTCCACGCCTACCTCGTGACGGTGGAGACCAGGGAGGGCCGGATCGAATCACTGCGCATCGCCAACTGGGAACGCACCATCGAGCTGAGGGCGGCCGCGGTCGTCGACACGAGCGGCGACGCCGTGGTGGCCAACCGGGCCGGCGCGGCCACGGAGACATCACCGGTGTCCGAACGACAGTTGCCTTCCCTGGTCTTCGCCCTCCAGCAGGTGGACACCGCGGCCCTGGGAACGGGCGCCCGTCTGGCGCTGCTCCGGGCCCTGGTGGCCGCCGAGCGCGAGGGGCTGCTGCCCAAAGGCTCCTCGAATCTCGCCCTGCGGCCGTCGCCCCAGCCCGGGGAGGTCATCTGCAAGCTGGCCCTGGGCGGAATCGTGAACGAGCTCTCGGAGGGCCGCGACCTGATGACGGTGGCCGAGCAGGAAGGGCGAAAGCGCGCGCTGGCCGTCACCGAGTTCCTCCGGACGATGCCCGCGTTCGCGCGAGCGTTCGTGTCCCACACCGCGCCCCAGGTCGGCGTTCGCGAGAGCCGCCGCGTGATCGGCCGCTATCAGCTCACGCGCGAGGACGTCCTGTCCGGACGCACGTTCGAGGACGGTGTGGCCCGGGCGAGCTGGCCCATCGAGCTGTGGGTGGAGGGACAGCTCGGAGCGACCTACGAGTATCTGGAGGACGGGCAGACCTATGACATCCCGCGCCGCTGCCTCCAGGCGCGCGACTTCGGCAACCTCTTCGTGGCAGGCCGCTGCATGAGCGCTACGCATGACGCCCTGGGCTCCGCCCGCGTGATCGGAACCTGTCTGGCGATGGGGGAAGCGGTCGGGGTGATGGCCGCCCGCGTGGCCGAGGGGCGATAG